Part of the Sphingomonadaceae bacterium OTU29LAMAA1 genome, ATCAGCGCCTATTCCGATCGTTCTCGCCCGATGCTCGTCGTGCCGCTGCAGGTGTCGGCGGGTGTCGAAACCGTCTTCGAACAGCGCAATGACTGGCAGGAGGCGTGGGCACGCTTCCGAACCGGTAACAGTACGGTCGATTACGTTCGCCCGTCCGGCACTGGCGCCGATTCGCTGCTGCTCAACGCGGGTCAGATCGCGCGGCCCGGCCGCGGTTGGTGGCGGACGATCATCGACCAATATGGTGCATCGGATATTCTGATCCCGGTGGTTCGGCTGTATCGCAGCTATCCCGGCGGCCCGATCATCGGCGTGTTCCAGGCGCGACATGGCCCCGACAACACACTGGTGGGCAGTTTCACGCTGCGGGTCGGCAGCGCGGCGGGTTTGCCGCAGTTGCTCGACACCGGCGTCACGCGGATGGATGCGCTTTATCAACAGGCGCTTCGCAGCGGCGCACTGGGCTTCGACCCGACATTGTCGCCGCCGCCGGAACCCGAACCGGTCGTCGATCCTGCCGCCGTCGATGACGAGAGCGGTGGGGAGACGCTGGCGGAGATCGTCGGCGACACCGCGCCAGCCAGTGCCGGTATCGCAGTGACTATCCAGTTCGATACGCCGGGCGCCAGCGCCGTCGCCAACACCGAAGGACTGGTTCGCGGTATCGCCGGCGTCCGCTCTGCTACCACCACCAGCCTCGCACTCGGCGGGCTGTCTCTGATGCGGGTGACATTCGATGGCGACCCCGATTCGCTGCGGGCGGCGCTGGAGGTGCGCGGCTATCAGGTCACCGGCTCGGGCCAGACGCTCCGCATCCGCCGGGCACCGCAATTGCTGCCACCAAACCTGCCGACAGACGACAGACCCGTAGGCTAACGTCGATGACCAACCAGCTCGCGCTTCCTCTGGGATGGCCGGCGGACCCAAAGGACGACGCCTTCCTCATCACCAATTCCAACCTGCGCGCGGCGCAGACTTTAGAACATTGGGCGACCTGGCCCGTGATGGCCGCCGTACTCACCGGCCCGCGGAAGTCGGGTCGCAGCCTGCTCGCACGCATCTTCGCCGCCAAGAGCCAAGGTAGCATTATCGATGATGCTGAGAATGTGCCCGAAACGCAGATATTCCATGCCTGGAATCAGGCGCAGGCCGAACGGCGCCCGCTCATCATCGTCGCCGATGCGTTGCCGCCGTCTTGGGGGGTGCGGTTGCCCGACCTTAAATCCCGTCTGGCGGCCAGTCCTCATGCGGCGATCGGCGCGCCCGATGACGAACTGATCGCGGCGCTGCTCGAACATCTCTTCCAGCGCCGCGGCCTTGATGCGCGCCCCGATCTGGTGACGTGGCTCAGTACGCGGATCGAGCGCAGTCATATCGTCGTGCAACGTGTCGTCGATGCGCTGGATCAGGAGGTGCTGGAGAGCCACAAGCGCTTGTCCATTCCGCTGGCGCGAACTGTTTTGACCGCCGCGGGGATCGTCACGCAACCGCAACCGTTGCTGCCTATGACGTAAACATGACACGCCCAGCCCACCTCTCGCACCTATCCGCTGCAGACGACGACCCCTTCGTTCCGGAGGTCAACGACCGCTATTTTAACCGCGAGCTGTCGTGGCTGGCGTTCAACCGGCGGGTGCTGGAAGAGGCATGCAATCCGGCGCATCCGTTGCTGGAACGGCTGCGGTTCCTGTCGATCTCCGGCAACAACCTCGACGAATTCTTCATGGTCCGCGTCGCGGGTCTAAAGGGCCAGCAGATGAAGGACGTCGACCGGCGTTCGTCGGACGGTTTGACGCCGGGGCAGCAGCTTGCGGCGATCACGACCGAGGCTGATGCACTGATGGCCAGCCAACAGGCGGTGTGGGGCGACCTGCGTACGTTGCTCGACGAAGCCGGCTTGCACGTCCTGCGCCGCGACGAGGTGGATGCCGAGGCCGCGGAGTGGCTGGAGACGCACTTCCGCGAACAGATATTTCCGATTCTCACCCCGCAGGCGCTCGATCCGGCGCATCCGTTCCCGTTCATCCCCAACAAGGGGCTGTCGGTGATGTTCGACGTCGTCCGCGATTCGGATGGCGAACCGGTGCGCGAACTGGTGATGATCCCGGCGAGTGCGCCGCGGTTCGTGCGGCTGCCGGGCGAGCCGGCGCGCTACGTTTCGATCGAGGCGCTGCTGAAGCGTTTCGCCCCGGTGTTGTTCCCCGGCTACACGCTCGTCGGCGCCGCCGCCTTCCGCGTTCTGCGCGACAGCGACATCGAGATCGACGAGGAAGCGGAGGACCTCGTCCGCTACTTCGCCAACGCGATCAAGCGTCGCCGTCGCGGTCGCGTTATCCGGCTCGAACTCGAAACCGGCATGCCCGATGCGCTGGCGCAGGTGCTGCGCGACGAACTGGGCGGGGCCGACGCCACGATCACCGAAAGCGGTAACCTGCTCAGCATCGGCGATCTTGATGCGGTGATCGACGAGGACCGGCCCGACCTCAAATTTCTTCCCTTCGTGCCCCGCTTCCCCGAGCGTATTCGTGAATTTGGCGGCGATTGCTTTGCGGCGATCCGGTCGAAGGACATCGTCGTCCATCACCCGTATGAGACGTTTGACGTCGTTCTCGCCTTCCTGAAGCAGGCGGCACTTGATCCCGACGTCATCGCGATCAAGCAGACGCTGTATCGCGCGGGCAAGCAGCCCGCGGTCATCAATGCGCTGATCGCGGCGGCCGAGGCGGGCAAGTCGGTGACCGCGGTGGTCGAATTGCGCGCGCGCTTCGACGAGGAGCAGAACATCCTCTGGGCGAGCGCGCTGGAGCGCGCCGGCGTTCAGGTCGTCTACGGCTTCCTCGAATGGAAGACCCACGCCAAGGTATCGATGGTGGTCCGTCGCGAAGGCGGGCAGTTCCGCACCTATTGCCACTTCGGCACCGGCAATTATCATCCGGTGACGGCGCGCATCTACACCGATCTGTCGTTCTTCACCGCCGACCCGCGCATGGGCCGCGATGCGGCGCAGATGTTCAACTACGTCACCGGCTACGTCGAACCGACCGACATCACCAAGCTGAGCCTGTCCCCGCGCGACCTGCGGCAGAAGCTGCTCGACCTGATCGACGTCGAGATCGCCAATGCCCGCGCCGGCAAGGATGGCGCGGTCTGGGCCAAGATGAACAGCCTCGTCGACCCCGCGATCATCGATAAATTGTACGAGGCGGGCGGGGCGGGGGTGCAGATCGAGCTGATCATCCGCGGCATCTGCTGTCTGCGGCCCGGCGTCCCCGGCATGTCGGAGAATATCCGCGTCAAATCGATCATCGGTCGATTTCTGGAACACAGCCGCATCTTCTGCTTCGGCAACGGCGCGGCATTGCCGAACGACGATGCGCGGGTATTCATCTCGTCGGCGGACTGGATGCCGCGCAATTTCGACCGGCGGGTGGAATATATGCTGCCGATCGAGAACCCGACGGTGCACGATCAGGTGCTCGATCAGGTGATGGTCGCCAATCTGATCGACAGCGAGCAGAGCTGGGAATTGGAGCCGGACGGCCGCTATGTCCGTGAGATTCCCGGGGACAAGCCGTTCAACCTGCACCGGTACTTCATGACCAACCCGTCGCTGTCGGGGCGTGGCGCGGCGCTGGCGGAGAGCAATGCGGTGCCGACGCTGGCGCTGCGGCGGAAACGATAGCGGGTTGTTGGTGGAGGCCGGACCCGCCACAACCGGACGAATGGTTCTTTTGCACCCGCCCCAATGTCGCCGTCACCCCAGATGGGTTCGGTGGTCGGCTCTTTCGACTACAAGCTCTCTCCCCTCCCAGAAAGGGAGGGGCCGGGGGTGGGTCGGTGCATGGGGCACCACTGTGGCATCCTCGCTGGCCTACCCACCCCCAACCCCTCCCTTCCAGGGAGGGGAGCCATACATGTTCGGAGTGGATGACTGCCGATTGGCTCCGGAGTTCACGTCGCGGCGCAGCCGGAAGCGGGTGGTTTACGCGATCCCCTGGTGGATGAGTGGACCGCGGAATATGTCCGGGGTGGCGAGGGCGTCGACGTGACCAAAGCCTATCCCCGCACCGGCATCGTCGACATCGGTTCGAATTCCGTCCGGCTGGTCGTGTACCAGGGCCATCCCCGCGTGCCTGCGACGCTGTTCAACGAAAAGGTGATGGCGGGGCTCGGCCGCAGCCTTGCCGCGACGGGCGCGATCGATGGCGACAGCATGGCGCTGGCGATCGGTGCGTTGCGGCGCTTCGCTGCGGTCGCGCGGGAGATGGAGGCGCCGGTCCGCACCGTCGCCACCGCCGCGGTGCGCGATGCGAGCAACGGCCATCGCCTGATCGAGGCGGCGAGCGATCTGGGCCTCACCGTCGAATTGCTCTCCGGCGAGCAGGAGGCGACGGCGTCGGGCATGGGCGTGTTGTCGGCGATCCCCGATGCGGACGGGATCGTCGGTGACCTCGGCGGCGGCAGTCTGGAACTCGTGCGCGTGGTGGCCGGGACGGTGACCGACCGGATTTCCTTCCCGCTCGGCGTGCTGCGTATCGCGGCGTTGCGGCAGGGGCGCGGTCCCGGATTCGACCGCCATGTGACGCGGCTGATCCGCGACGCGGGCTGGGCGGGGTGCGGGCGGGGGCTGCCGTTGTACATGGTCGGCGGATCGTGGCGTGCGCTCGCCCGGCTCGACATGAGCCTGACGCATTATCCGCTGCCGATTATCCACGGCTATGCACTGGCGCCGGAGACGGTCGGCCGGTTGGCGCGGAGTATCGCGCATCTGTCGAAGCAGCGGTTGCGCGCGGTGCCGGGCATGTCGTCCGCCCGCGCCGGACAGCTAGGCGATGCGACCGCGCTGTTGGGGGTGGTGATGCGCGAGCTCGGATCGGCGAGCGCGATCGCATCGAGTTCGGGGTTGCGCGAGGGGCTGCTCTACGCCGCGCTCGATGCGCAGACGCGTGCGCTCGACCCGCTGATCGTCGCCACGCGCGAGGAAGGGCGGTTGCTCGGCCGGTTCCCCGAGCACGGCGACCTGCTCGCGGACTGGATCGCGCCCCTGTTCGCCGACGACGATCCGTCGCTGGTGCGTATCCGGCATGCCGCGTGCCTGCTCGCCGACACCGGCTGGCGGGCCAATCCGGAGTTTCGCGACGAGCGTGGGTTCGAAATCGCCCTGCACGGCAATTGGGTGGCGATCGACGCGTCCGAACGCGCGATGCTGGCGCAGGCGCTGCACACCAGTCTGGGCGGCAGCACCGTCCCGCATCCGATGCTCACCGGCCTTGCCAACGCGGGGCAGATCGCGCTGGCGATCGTGTGGGGGCTGGCGATCCGGCTGGGCCAGCGGTTCAGCGGGGGACTGGCGGGGCCGTTGCAGCGTGCGTCGTTGGGGTTGAAGCCGGGGCAGGTTGCTTTGGTTTTGTCGGCGCAGGACAGGCCGCTTTACGCCGAGACGGTCGAGCGTCGGCATGTTGCGTTGGCGGGGGCTTTGAAGCGGAAGGCTTCGGTTGTGGCGGAGTCTTAAGAAGGTTGGTTCGCGCGGAGGCGCGGAGACGCGGAGAAGAAGAGGGATGCGCCGCCGCGTCGGCGGCCTTCATGACCGCTTTGCCCGGCAACACCATCATGATCGGAGCGCTGCGCGCGGCCTGAACCGCTCTTCTTCTCCGCGTCTCCGCGCCTCCGCGCGAATCAACCTTCTTCTCACGAAGGCGCTTGCCCCGAAGCCAGGGCCGCAGCAGTGGATCTTCACGCGAAGGCGCGAAGGCGCGAAGCGTTTGGGACGGCGCGGTTCGCGCTTTATTTTCCAGGCCGCTGCCGCGGCGATGGCGCGTCCTGCTACTTCGCGGCTTCGCGTGAACCAGCCTTAAGCACTTACCCGCAGTTCAAGCCGTCGATCTGCCCACCGTCGTCGAGCATGATGTTCAGCCGATCCACGCGGAAATCCTTCGTCGCGGCGTCGCCCGGGCGCAGCACGCGTGAGATCGCCGAATTGGTCGCGCGCTCGATCTCCGGTCGCATCCGCTCGCGGAACTTGACCCCTGCGAAGCGAAGCTTGGCCTTCTCGTCGACCACGCACGGTCCGCGCGGCGCGGCCGGGGCCTCCATCGTCGCGCATCCTGCCACCAGCACCGGCAGCACCAAAGCCATCGTCCGTATCATGCCGCTTCCTCCGTCCGCGTCATCTTGAGCTTGCCGCCCTTGACCGCAAAGCCCAGCCGGCCCTCGACCAGATCGAGCGCATCGCGGCCGAACTGATCGTAGCGCCAGCCCTCCAGCATCGGCAGCCCCGTCCGTACACCGGCGGCGAGCGCCTCCAATTCATCGGTCCGGGCCAGCAGCTTCGACGCCACGTCGATATCGCGCGAGCGGATCTTGAGCAGCAGCTTGAGCAGGTCGGCGACGAGCGAGCCGTCCTTGCCGAGCCCCGGCTTGCGGTCGTCGCGCGGCGGCAGTTCGTCGGCCGACAGCGGCGCCGCATTCTCCAGCGCCGCCATCAGCCGCGCGCCGATGTCGTTCGACGCCCAGGTGGCGGACAGGCCACGCACCTTGGCGAGGTCGGCCTGCTTGCGCGGCGGATGGCCGGCGAGGTCGCCGAGCGTCTCGTCCTTGACGATGCGGCCGCGCGGCAGGTCCTTGCCCTGCGCCTCCAGCTCGCGCCAGCGCGCCAGTGCCTTCAGACGGCCGAGCACGTCGGGCTTGCGGCCCGAGATGCGGACGCGCTTCCACGCCTGATCGGGATCGTTGGCGTAATTCGCGGGATCGGCAAGCCGCTCCATCTCCTGGTCCAGCCAAACGCCGCGCCCGGTCTTGCGCAGCCGTTCCAGCATCATCGGGAATATTTTAGCGAGGTGCGTGACGTCGCCGATCGCATATTCGATCTGGCGCGCATCCAGCGGCCGGCGCGCCCAATCGGTGAAGCGCGCGCCCTTGTCGACGACGATGCCAAGCCAGCTATCGACGAGGTTGGAATAGCCGATCTGTTCGCCCTGACCCAGCGCCATGGCCGCGACCTGCGTGTCGAACAGCGGGTGGGGGGTCTTGCCGGTGAGATTGTAGATGATCTCGATATCCTGCCCGCCGGCGTGGACGACCTTCAGCACGTCCTCGTTGTCGGTCAGCAGTTCGAGCAGCGGCGTCATGTCAAGGCCGGGCGCCATCGGGTCGATCGCCGCCGCCTCGTTCACGTCGGCGATCTGGATCAGGCAGAGTTCGGGGTAATAGGTGCTCTCGCGCATGAATTCGGTATCGACGGTGATGAAGTCGGCGTCGGCGAGGCGGGCACAGAGATTGGCGAGGGTCGCGCTGTCTGTAATCAACGGGTGGATATGCATGGCTCCGTCCATAGCCACAGCCGCGCGGGTTGACAAAGAGGGGATGGGGAGGGAAGCGCCGGCCCATCATACAGCCCGCATCTTGCCGGAAGAAAACGACCATGCACGCCTATCGCACCCACACCTGCGCCGCGCTGACCGCGAGCAACGTCGGCGACACCGTTCGCCTGTCGGGCTGGGTGCATCGCAAGCGCGATCACGGCGGCGTGCTGTTCGTCGATCTGCGCGACCATTACGGCATCACCCAGATCGTCGCGGATAGCGATTCGCCGGCGCTGGCGACGCTCGAATCGCTGCGGGTCGAATCGGTGGTGACGATCGACGGACTGGTGAAGGCGCGGTCGGAGGCGACGGTGAACCCGAACCTCGCCACCGGTGCGATCGAGATCTTTGCGCAGGCCGCCAACGTGCAGAGCCATGCGCAGGAGCTGCCGATGCCGGTCGCGGGCGACCAGGAATATCCCGAGGACATCCGTCTGCGCTATCGCTTCCTCGACCTGCGTCGCGAGCGGCTGCACCAGAACATCATGCTGCGGTCGAAGGTGATTTCGTCGATCCGCCAGCGGATGATCGGGCAGGGCTTCACCGAATTCCAGACGCCGATCCTGACCGCGTCGTCGCCGGAGGGCGCGCGCGACTATCTGGTGCCGTCGCGGGTGCATCCGGGCAAGTTCTACGCGCTGCCGCAGGCGCCGCAGATGTTCAAGCAGCTGCTGATGGTGGCGGGCTTCGATCGGTATTTCCAGATCGCGCCGTGCTTCCGCGACGAGGATGCGCGCGCCGATCGTTCGCCGGGCGAATTCTACCAGCTCGATTTCGAGATGAGCTACGTCACGCAGGAGGACGTGTTCCAGGCGATCGAGCCGGTGCTGCATGGCGTGTTCGAGGAGTTCGCCGACTGGCAGGGCAAGGGGCGCAGCGTGTCGCCGCTGCCGTTCAAGCGCATTCCGTATCGCGAATCGATGCTGAAATACGGCAACGACAAGCCCGACCTGCGCAACCCGATCCTGATCACCGACGTCAGCGAGCATTTCGTCGGGTCGGGCTTCGGCCGTTTCGCCTCGATCGTCGAGGGGGGCGACGTCGTCCGCGCGATCCCGGCGCCGGGCACCGCCGACAGGAGCCGCAAGTTCTTCGACGACATGAACGGCTGGGCGCAGTCGGAAGGGTTCGCCGGCCTCGGCTATGCGACGCGCAAGGGCGGCGAATGGGGCGGGCCGATCGCCAAGAACCATGGCGAGGACAAGATGACGGCGATGGCCGACGCGCTCGGCCTGGGGCCGGACGACGGCTTGTTCTTCGCCGCGGGCAAGGAATCGCAGGCGGCGAAGCTTGCGGGGCTGGCGCGCACGCGGGTCGGCGAGACGCTCGGGCTGATCGACCAGAACCGGTTCGAATTCTGCTGGATCGTCGACTTCCCGATGTTCGAGTATGACGAGGACAACAAGAAGGTCGACTTCAGCCACAACCCGTTCTCGATGCCGCAGGGCGAGATGGAGGCGCTGGAAACCAGGGACCCGCTCGACATCCTCGCCTATCAGTACGACATCGTCTGCAACGGCGTGGAGCTGTCGTCGGGAGCGATCCGGAACCATCGCCCCGAGATCATGTACAAGGCGTTCGAGATCGCGGGCTATACGCAGGCCGATGTCGACACGAATTTCGCCGGCATGATCAACGCGTTCAAGTTCGGCGCGCCGCCGCATGGTGGTTCCGCACCGGGGATCGACCGGATCGTCATGCTGCTGGCGGACGAGCCCAACATCCGCGAGGTCATCGTCTTCCCGATGACGCAGAAGGCGGAGGACCTGATGATGGGCGCGCCGAACTTCGCGACGCCCAAGCAGTTGAAGGAGCTGAACCTGCGGGTCGCGCCGCAGATCGAGGCGCCGAAGGCGGGCTGATGCATCGACCGCGGCACCGGTGTTCCCGGTGCCGCGGTCGGATCAGCGAAGGATCGCCTCCGCGTCGACCAGTTGCACCTCGTGCATCATGTCGAGATAGGCATTGAAATACGCCTTGTGCGACGATCCGACGACCGGCAGCACCCGCGCGCTGGGCTGGGTCGCGAAAGCGGCGCGGATGTTGGCGACCATGCGCAGGTTGCGCACCTCCCACCAGCCGACGTAGCGGCGGCCCCAATATTCCGGCGTCTTGTCCTTGATCGATACGCCGAAATCGCTCTCGATCGAATCGCGCTGGAAGCGGACGCTGTTCGACATGCGGTAAGTCGCGAGCATATCCGCGGCATTGTCGAATGGCTGGGCCTGCGCCGTCGCGACGGCCTTGTTAGGGCCCGACCAGATGCGCTTGATCGCGACGCCGAAACCCGGTTCCTCGCTATGAACCGCGTCCGCGGTGTGATCGTCCACCGCTTGGACGCGCTCCAGACCGCATCGCGCCGCCAGCCTCGCGCCGATTTGATAATTCTCGTTCGCCAGACCATCCACGTTGCGCAGGCGCTTCACCAGCACATCGTTCAGCCCGTCGCCCTCGCGCCGCT contains:
- the aspS gene encoding aspartate--tRNA ligase, whose protein sequence is MHAYRTHTCAALTASNVGDTVRLSGWVHRKRDHGGVLFVDLRDHYGITQIVADSDSPALATLESLRVESVVTIDGLVKARSEATVNPNLATGAIEIFAQAANVQSHAQELPMPVAGDQEYPEDIRLRYRFLDLRRERLHQNIMLRSKVISSIRQRMIGQGFTEFQTPILTASSPEGARDYLVPSRVHPGKFYALPQAPQMFKQLLMVAGFDRYFQIAPCFRDEDARADRSPGEFYQLDFEMSYVTQEDVFQAIEPVLHGVFEEFADWQGKGRSVSPLPFKRIPYRESMLKYGNDKPDLRNPILITDVSEHFVGSGFGRFASIVEGGDVVRAIPAPGTADRSRKFFDDMNGWAQSEGFAGLGYATRKGGEWGGPIAKNHGEDKMTAMADALGLGPDDGLFFAAGKESQAAKLAGLARTRVGETLGLIDQNRFEFCWIVDFPMFEYDEDNKKVDFSHNPFSMPQGEMEALETRDPLDILAYQYDIVCNGVELSSGAIRNHRPEIMYKAFEIAGYTQADVDTNFAGMINAFKFGAPPHGGSAPGIDRIVMLLADEPNIREVIVFPMTQKAEDLMMGAPNFATPKQLKELNLRVAPQIEAPKAG
- a CDS encoding chromosomal replication initiator DnaA; translation: MTNQLALPLGWPADPKDDAFLITNSNLRAAQTLEHWATWPVMAAVLTGPRKSGRSLLARIFAAKSQGSIIDDAENVPETQIFHAWNQAQAERRPLIIVADALPPSWGVRLPDLKSRLAASPHAAIGAPDDELIAALLEHLFQRRGLDARPDLVTWLSTRIERSHIVVQRVVDALDQEVLESHKRLSIPLARTVLTAAGIVTQPQPLLPMT
- a CDS encoding Ppx/GppA family phosphatase encodes the protein MTKAYPRTGIVDIGSNSVRLVVYQGHPRVPATLFNEKVMAGLGRSLAATGAIDGDSMALAIGALRRFAAVAREMEAPVRTVATAAVRDASNGHRLIEAASDLGLTVELLSGEQEATASGMGVLSAIPDADGIVGDLGGGSLELVRVVAGTVTDRISFPLGVLRIAALRQGRGPGFDRHVTRLIRDAGWAGCGRGLPLYMVGGSWRALARLDMSLTHYPLPIIHGYALAPETVGRLARSIAHLSKQRLRAVPGMSSARAGQLGDATALLGVVMRELGSASAIASSSGLREGLLYAALDAQTRALDPLIVATREEGRLLGRFPEHGDLLADWIAPLFADDDPSLVRIRHAACLLADTGWRANPEFRDERGFEIALHGNWVAIDASERAMLAQALHTSLGGSTVPHPMLTGLANAGQIALAIVWGLAIRLGQRFSGGLAGPLQRASLGLKPGQVALVLSAQDRPLYAETVERRHVALAGALKRKASVVAES
- the rnd gene encoding ribonuclease D encodes the protein MHIHPLITDSATLANLCARLADADFITVDTEFMRESTYYPELCLIQIADVNEAAAIDPMAPGLDMTPLLELLTDNEDVLKVVHAGGQDIEIIYNLTGKTPHPLFDTQVAAMALGQGEQIGYSNLVDSWLGIVVDKGARFTDWARRPLDARQIEYAIGDVTHLAKIFPMMLERLRKTGRGVWLDQEMERLADPANYANDPDQAWKRVRISGRKPDVLGRLKALARWRELEAQGKDLPRGRIVKDETLGDLAGHPPRKQADLAKVRGLSATWASNDIGARLMAALENAAPLSADELPPRDDRKPGLGKDGSLVADLLKLLLKIRSRDIDVASKLLARTDELEALAAGVRTGLPMLEGWRYDQFGRDALDLVEGRLGFAVKGGKLKMTRTEEAA
- a CDS encoding DUF5694 domain-containing protein, translating into MAAGEPASALVQWLRLPEAERREGDGLNDVLVKRLRNVDGLANENYQIGARLAARCGLERVQAVDDHTADAVHSEEPGFGVAIKRIWSGPNKAVATAQAQPFDNAADMLATYRMSNSVRFQRDSIESDFGVSIKDKTPEYWGRRYVGWWEVRNLRMVANIRAAFATQPSARVLPVVGSSHKAYFNAYLDMMHEVQLVDAEAILR
- a CDS encoding RNA degradosome polyphosphate kinase translates to MTRPAHLSHLSAADDDPFVPEVNDRYFNRELSWLAFNRRVLEEACNPAHPLLERLRFLSISGNNLDEFFMVRVAGLKGQQMKDVDRRSSDGLTPGQQLAAITTEADALMASQQAVWGDLRTLLDEAGLHVLRRDEVDAEAAEWLETHFREQIFPILTPQALDPAHPFPFIPNKGLSVMFDVVRDSDGEPVRELVMIPASAPRFVRLPGEPARYVSIEALLKRFAPVLFPGYTLVGAAAFRVLRDSDIEIDEEAEDLVRYFANAIKRRRRGRVIRLELETGMPDALAQVLRDELGGADATITESGNLLSIGDLDAVIDEDRPDLKFLPFVPRFPERIREFGGDCFAAIRSKDIVVHHPYETFDVVLAFLKQAALDPDVIAIKQTLYRAGKQPAVINALIAAAEAGKSVTAVVELRARFDEEQNILWASALERAGVQVVYGFLEWKTHAKVSMVVRREGGQFRTYCHFGTGNYHPVTARIYTDLSFFTADPRMGRDAAQMFNYVTGYVEPTDITKLSLSPRDLRQKLLDLIDVEIANARAGKDGAVWAKMNSLVDPAIIDKLYEAGGAGVQIELIIRGICCLRPGVPGMSENIRVKSIIGRFLEHSRIFCFGNGAALPNDDARVFISSADWMPRNFDRRVEYMLPIENPTVHDQVLDQVMVANLIDSEQSWELEPDGRYVREIPGDKPFNLHRYFMTNPSLSGRGAALAESNAVPTLALRRKR
- a CDS encoding I78 family peptidase inhibitor, producing MALVLPVLVAGCATMEAPAAPRGPCVVDEKAKLRFAGVKFRERMRPEIERATNSAISRVLRPGDAATKDFRVDRLNIMLDDGGQIDGLNCG
- a CDS encoding heavy-metal-associated domain-containing protein; translation: MRNRTLFSSLAGAALLLGAGAYAQIEGGRGVAPIDSSGDFEVSGVSVDVAAKTAEAARLGGWRLAQRKAWVQLSRRLGGGGGLVSDGTLDQLVSGIVVENEQIGPTRYIAKLGVLFDRGRAASVLGISAYSDRSRPMLVVPLQVSAGVETVFEQRNDWQEAWARFRTGNSTVDYVRPSGTGADSLLLNAGQIARPGRGWWRTIIDQYGASDILIPVVRLYRSYPGGPIIGVFQARHGPDNTLVGSFTLRVGSAAGLPQLLDTGVTRMDALYQQALRSGALGFDPTLSPPPEPEPVVDPAAVDDESGGETLAEIVGDTAPASAGIAVTIQFDTPGASAVANTEGLVRGIAGVRSATTTSLALGGLSLMRVTFDGDPDSLRAALEVRGYQVTGSGQTLRIRRAPQLLPPNLPTDDRPVG